The proteins below are encoded in one region of Arthrobacter sp. CJ23:
- a CDS encoding allophanate hydrolase subunit 1, with the protein MSVLTAAPTEIYESGDSALRVVAISEASEDNWLTVHRLADWLESCGAEGLHGAVPTYDSVLVEFDPVLVSARQVRAFVKLGLLELGRSDGGAAAPREFDVPVVYGGKYGPDLEKVAEHQGISTEDVIRLHTDKTYTVRCLGAPAGSPMMDGPAFPKPVPRLKDPRLSVPAGAVAVAGRQAVIAPAVAPGGWCVIGQTPLSVLNIRREPLVPYKPGDILRFRQIQAEAFNDYAGMELEPRP; encoded by the coding sequence ATGTCCGTGCTCACAGCGGCTCCCACTGAGATCTACGAGTCCGGAGACTCCGCACTGCGCGTCGTGGCGATCTCGGAGGCCAGCGAGGACAACTGGCTCACCGTCCACCGCCTTGCCGACTGGCTGGAAAGCTGCGGGGCCGAAGGCCTCCACGGCGCCGTCCCCACGTACGATTCCGTGCTGGTGGAGTTCGATCCCGTCCTCGTCTCGGCACGCCAGGTGCGCGCCTTCGTCAAGCTCGGCCTCCTGGAGCTGGGACGGTCCGACGGCGGCGCTGCCGCACCCCGCGAGTTCGACGTCCCCGTGGTGTACGGCGGAAAATACGGCCCCGACCTGGAGAAAGTCGCCGAGCACCAGGGCATCTCCACCGAGGACGTCATCCGCCTCCACACCGACAAGACGTACACCGTCCGCTGCCTGGGTGCCCCCGCCGGCTCGCCCATGATGGACGGCCCCGCGTTCCCCAAGCCCGTTCCGCGCCTGAAGGATCCGCGCCTCAGCGTCCCTGCAGGGGCCGTGGCAGTGGCCGGACGCCAGGCGGTCATCGCTCCCGCAGTGGCTCCCGGCGGCTGGTGCGTCATCGGCCAGACCCCGCTCTCGGTCCTGAACATCCGCCGCGAACCCCTGGTCCCCTACAAGCCCGGCGACATCCTCCGGTTCCGGCAGATCCAGGCCGAAGCTTTCAACGACTACGCCGGCATGGAACTGGAACCCCGGCCATGA
- a CDS encoding LamB/YcsF family protein — protein sequence MNPTIDLVADLGEGFGAYTIGDDTELLEIVSSANIACGFHAGDPDIMDATVAECVRRGVGIGAHPSFPDLRGFGRRDMGLTAAEVRADVLYQLGALNGFASFHGTKVTHLAPHGRLGNLVAVRADYARAVAEAAARVDKELIVVAQEGELAKASREAGLGVAIVGIVDRAYQEDGTLVPRSQPGAVLHHPAAIVERTLRMVCEGKIRCANGADIEIDVDTVLLHGDNPGAVELARLIRSELVSAGVRIAPLAEVMDAKRKAA from the coding sequence GTGAACCCGACAATTGATCTTGTAGCGGATCTCGGAGAGGGATTCGGCGCCTACACCATTGGCGACGACACCGAGCTCCTGGAGATCGTTTCAAGCGCCAATATCGCGTGCGGGTTCCATGCCGGCGATCCGGACATCATGGATGCCACGGTTGCTGAATGTGTCCGCCGCGGCGTCGGCATCGGCGCGCATCCGAGTTTCCCCGACCTTCGGGGCTTCGGCCGCCGGGACATGGGCCTCACCGCAGCCGAGGTCCGCGCAGACGTGCTGTACCAGCTGGGCGCCCTCAACGGCTTCGCCTCATTCCACGGCACCAAAGTCACCCACCTTGCCCCGCACGGCCGGCTCGGAAACCTCGTGGCCGTCCGCGCCGACTACGCCCGGGCCGTGGCTGAAGCCGCCGCCCGCGTGGACAAGGAACTCATCGTGGTCGCCCAGGAAGGCGAGCTGGCCAAGGCCTCCCGTGAAGCCGGACTCGGTGTGGCGATTGTGGGCATCGTGGACCGCGCCTACCAGGAAGACGGCACGCTGGTTCCGCGCAGCCAGCCCGGCGCCGTACTGCACCATCCCGCCGCCATCGTGGAGCGGACCCTGCGCATGGTGTGCGAAGGCAAGATCCGCTGCGCGAACGGCGCAGACATCGAGATCGACGTGGACACGGTCCTTCTCCACGGGGACAACCCCGGTGCCGTGGAACTCGCCCGCCTGATCCGCTCGGAGCTCGTCTCCGCCGGCGTCCGCATTGCCCCGCTGGCCGAGGTCATGGACGCCAAGAGGAAGGCGGCCTGA
- a CDS encoding ABC transporter permease has translation MMSEVRLFKPRFNVAKPAFGILVFLLYLFLLAPLLIVCVISFASNQYLSFPPEGFTLKWYELLPQESTFMAGMQVSLIVAAIVTVIVLAIGVPAALALDRFEFRGKGAVQSFFLSPLLIPSIVLALGMVLLFGPLHLNNTYAGIIIGHVAVTFPFVVRTTLMSLATTDTSCESAARILGAGSWTVFRRVTLPIIQPGVIAGGVIAFIVSFDEAVISLFVAESGLPTLPVQVLRYVENSADAAVAALSVILILISLVVVIIVERVMGLRKALR, from the coding sequence ATGATGAGCGAAGTCCGTCTTTTCAAGCCGCGTTTCAACGTGGCGAAGCCTGCTTTTGGAATTCTTGTTTTCCTGCTTTATCTGTTCCTGCTGGCGCCTTTGCTGATTGTCTGCGTCATTTCCTTCGCCTCCAACCAGTACCTTTCTTTCCCGCCCGAGGGTTTCACGCTCAAATGGTATGAATTGCTTCCCCAGGAAAGCACGTTCATGGCCGGAATGCAGGTCAGCCTGATTGTCGCCGCCATTGTGACGGTGATTGTGCTGGCCATCGGGGTGCCTGCCGCCCTGGCCCTGGACCGTTTCGAGTTCAGGGGCAAGGGCGCGGTGCAGTCGTTCTTCCTCTCGCCCCTGCTGATCCCCAGCATCGTGCTGGCGCTGGGCATGGTCCTCCTGTTCGGGCCCCTGCACCTGAACAACACGTACGCCGGCATCATCATCGGGCACGTGGCCGTGACCTTCCCGTTTGTCGTCAGGACCACGCTCATGAGCCTGGCCACCACGGACACCTCGTGCGAGTCCGCGGCCCGGATCCTGGGCGCCGGATCGTGGACGGTCTTCCGCCGCGTCACGCTTCCGATCATCCAGCCGGGCGTCATCGCGGGCGGCGTGATCGCCTTCATCGTGTCCTTCGACGAGGCCGTGATCTCGCTGTTTGTGGCCGAATCCGGGCTGCCCACGCTCCCCGTCCAGGTACTGCGCTACGTGGAGAACTCGGCCGATGCCGCCGTCGCGGCACTGTCCGTGATCCTGATCCTCATCTCGCTCGTGGTGGTCATCATCGTGGAGCGCGTCATGGGACTCCGGAAGGCGCTCCGCTAG
- a CDS encoding ABC transporter permease, which translates to MTGTQTEQLQLLQPGGQEGELEKAKRTRDRRTYLALLLPAVLGLLVSFVFPLAYMIRMSFNKGAPDGVVIETFTLDTYIQPLTDPYYWRVTLETFQMGVVVGLLCVLVSYPVALFLARTTSKYKGLLIAIAIAPLLTSAVVRTYGWMVILGTNGLVNSSLEGMGLIDAPLKLTNNMTGVTIGLVEIFMPYAILAMISGFGRLNPQLEEAAGSLGASKLSVFTKVVLPLSLPGILTAFLMVFVLSISTFITPRLLGGGSVQVLATEIYDQTTGLLNWPFAAALSVILLVLFGLIIAVYQRLTKRIGG; encoded by the coding sequence ATGACGGGCACCCAGACCGAGCAGCTGCAGCTCCTGCAGCCGGGCGGGCAGGAGGGGGAACTCGAGAAGGCCAAGCGGACCCGGGACCGCCGCACCTACCTGGCGCTTCTCCTGCCCGCGGTCCTCGGACTGCTCGTCAGCTTCGTCTTCCCCCTCGCCTACATGATCCGGATGTCCTTCAACAAGGGCGCGCCCGATGGTGTGGTCATCGAGACGTTCACCCTGGACACCTACATCCAGCCGCTCACGGATCCCTACTACTGGCGGGTCACCCTGGAGACGTTCCAGATGGGCGTGGTGGTGGGCCTGCTGTGCGTGCTGGTCTCCTACCCCGTGGCGCTGTTCCTCGCCCGGACCACCAGCAAGTACAAGGGCCTGCTGATCGCCATTGCCATCGCCCCGCTGCTCACCTCCGCGGTGGTCCGGACGTACGGCTGGATGGTCATCCTCGGCACCAACGGCCTGGTGAACTCGTCCCTGGAGGGCATGGGCCTGATCGATGCGCCGCTGAAGCTCACCAACAACATGACCGGCGTGACCATCGGCCTGGTGGAGATCTTCATGCCCTACGCCATCCTGGCCATGATTTCCGGCTTCGGACGCCTCAACCCGCAGCTCGAAGAAGCCGCAGGATCGCTCGGGGCCAGCAAGCTGAGCGTCTTCACGAAAGTGGTGCTGCCGCTCAGCCTGCCGGGAATCCTCACGGCCTTCCTGATGGTCTTCGTCCTCTCGATCAGCACCTTTATCACGCCGCGGCTCCTGGGCGGCGGCAGCGTGCAGGTCCTGGCGACCGAGATCTACGACCAGACCACCGGCCTGCTCAACTGGCCGTTCGCGGCAGCCCTGTCGGTCATCCTGCTGGTGCTGTTCGGCCTGATCATCGCGGTCTACCAGCGCCTCACCAAGAGAATCGGAGGTTGA
- a CDS encoding ABC transporter ATP-binding protein, whose protein sequence is MNSKLSIIDLTKRYAPGLDPAVDRLNMNVEEGHLVALLGPSGCGKTTTLRMVAGLMDPTAGSIVVDGKEITHTPVNQRGMGMVFQSYALFPHMNVAQNVAFGLQMRKVPGAEQAKRVAEALDMVQLGHLSKRRVKELSGGQQQRIALARALVVEPTLLLLDEPLSNLDAKLRETMRSEIRSIQQRTKATTLFVTHDQDEALDMADRIAVMNGGLIEQFGSPTDVYERPQTRFVANFIGQANFLTADILSENGAAENGERFYKVNVEGLGRYGAVGAPGLGGTTHELVIRPHRLKVSLQAPEGDTAGDNTIAGTIEHVSYTGDTLGYSVRVGEQHINAQLLTSSAEVPRRGDTAFLSWDASDAYIIPGTSKGSPR, encoded by the coding sequence GTGAACTCAAAATTGTCGATCATCGACCTGACCAAGAGGTACGCCCCCGGCCTCGACCCCGCCGTGGACCGCCTCAACATGAACGTGGAGGAAGGGCACCTGGTGGCCCTGCTGGGCCCCTCCGGCTGCGGCAAGACCACCACCCTGCGGATGGTCGCCGGCCTGATGGACCCCACAGCGGGCTCCATCGTGGTGGATGGCAAGGAGATCACCCACACGCCGGTGAACCAGCGCGGCATGGGCATGGTCTTCCAGTCCTATGCGCTCTTCCCGCACATGAACGTGGCACAGAACGTGGCCTTCGGACTGCAGATGCGCAAGGTCCCGGGTGCCGAACAGGCCAAGCGGGTCGCCGAGGCCCTGGACATGGTCCAGCTGGGCCACCTGTCCAAGCGGCGGGTCAAGGAACTCTCCGGCGGCCAGCAGCAGCGCATCGCCCTGGCACGCGCGCTGGTGGTGGAGCCGACCCTGCTGCTGTTGGACGAGCCCCTATCCAACCTGGACGCGAAGCTGCGGGAGACCATGCGCAGCGAAATCCGCTCCATCCAGCAGCGCACCAAGGCCACCACGCTCTTCGTGACCCACGACCAGGACGAGGCCCTGGACATGGCGGACCGCATCGCGGTGATGAACGGAGGCCTGATTGAGCAGTTCGGTTCGCCCACCGACGTCTACGAGCGGCCGCAGACAAGGTTCGTCGCCAACTTCATCGGCCAGGCCAACTTCCTCACCGCCGACATCCTCTCCGAAAACGGTGCCGCGGAGAACGGCGAGCGGTTCTACAAGGTGAACGTCGAGGGCCTTGGCCGCTACGGCGCCGTCGGTGCGCCGGGCCTTGGCGGCACTACGCACGAACTGGTGATCCGGCCGCACCGGCTCAAGGTCTCCCTCCAGGCCCCGGAAGGGGACACGGCCGGTGACAACACGATCGCAGGAACCATTGAGCACGTCAGCTACACCGGCGACACCTTGGGCTACTCCGTCCGCGTCGGCGAACAGCACATCAATGCCCAGTTGCTGACATCCAGCGCCGAGGTTCCCCGCCGCGGGGACACCGCGTTCCTCTCTTGGGATGCCTCGGATGCCTACATCATCCCCGGCACCTCCAAGGGATCGCCGCGATGA
- a CDS encoding ABC transporter substrate-binding protein yields the protein MRFSRKAPVAATAIFAASAFVLSGCGGNAGAQSSGSASSGEVNLIAYSGVWQDQYNAAVVEPFKAKYPDIKINYVSKRSSAEMLSALQGQKGNPATDVAIMDNSVSESGNTQGLFDKVDATAVPNLANVPDKFKNKDGYGPVVMLDAVGLVYDTATFPKAPESWNVLWDPAYAGKINVNAPPSLLGLSLTAITSKMQGEDYTKGIDAAVARLKELAPSVQTFAPNPDEYQNVITGQTVLGLGQNARGQFYSDQSNKKIGVTFPKEGTVFQINTVNLVKNAPHSAAAKTFVNYALSAEAQSAFAKALFYAPSVSNATLPAEVKQRVVPTDGSLNIVPLDVTFLSSARDKWTDTWKRQIITK from the coding sequence ATGAGATTTTCCCGCAAAGCACCCGTCGCTGCCACCGCCATCTTCGCCGCCTCGGCATTCGTCCTGTCCGGCTGCGGCGGCAATGCCGGCGCCCAGTCCAGCGGCTCGGCAAGCTCGGGCGAAGTCAACCTGATCGCTTACTCCGGCGTGTGGCAGGACCAGTACAACGCCGCCGTCGTCGAGCCCTTCAAGGCGAAGTACCCCGACATCAAGATCAACTACGTCTCCAAGCGGTCCTCCGCGGAAATGCTCAGCGCACTGCAGGGCCAGAAGGGCAACCCGGCCACGGACGTCGCCATCATGGACAACTCGGTCTCGGAGAGCGGCAACACCCAGGGCCTGTTCGACAAGGTCGACGCAACGGCAGTGCCGAACCTGGCCAATGTGCCGGACAAGTTCAAGAACAAGGACGGCTACGGTCCCGTGGTCATGCTCGACGCCGTCGGCCTGGTCTATGACACCGCCACCTTCCCCAAGGCCCCCGAGAGCTGGAACGTCCTCTGGGATCCGGCCTACGCGGGCAAGATCAACGTCAACGCGCCGCCGTCGCTCTTGGGCCTGTCCCTGACCGCCATCACCTCCAAGATGCAGGGCGAGGACTACACCAAGGGAATCGACGCCGCGGTGGCCCGCCTCAAGGAACTGGCGCCGTCGGTGCAGACCTTTGCCCCCAACCCCGATGAGTACCAGAACGTCATCACCGGCCAGACGGTCCTGGGCCTGGGCCAGAACGCCCGCGGCCAGTTCTACAGCGATCAGAGCAACAAGAAGATCGGCGTGACCTTCCCCAAGGAGGGGACGGTCTTCCAGATCAACACCGTGAACCTCGTGAAGAACGCCCCGCACTCGGCAGCGGCCAAGACGTTCGTCAACTACGCCCTGTCCGCCGAGGCCCAGTCGGCGTTCGCCAAGGCCCTGTTCTACGCGCCCTCCGTCAGCAACGCCACCTTGCCGGCCGAGGTCAAGCAGCGCGTTGTCCCCACCGACGGTTCCCTCAACATCGTGCCGTTGGACGTCACTTTCCTGTCCTCCGCCCGCGACAAGTGGACCGACACGTGGAAGCGCCAGATCATCACCAAGTAG
- a CDS encoding LysR substrate-binding domain-containing protein — translation MDTRKLSYFVQIVDSGSITKAAAALHVAQPALSQQVSSLENDLKQRLLIRSKQGVEPTAAGHTLYRHAQTILRLVEQARLDVAASGAAPSGRVSIAIAPYSMASSLTPQIIREVGRRYPGIVVHLTEIFGGVLSEAIKNGRLDMALIYEPGKIRGVQFTTMIVEDLHLVVHPDVDISHGKNTVTLAEASTVGLFLPEKNHTLRQIIEKGLSEQGLPLKLVGEVESVPSLIRLIRANLGATVLPKSAADALFPDENFKVLRIVEPGLQSKIALCTPDHEPLSEAASAVLILVKEMLHQQLITKYGTDPVQLPAHP, via the coding sequence ATGGACACTCGGAAGCTCTCATACTTTGTGCAGATCGTGGACTCGGGGAGCATCACCAAGGCCGCTGCCGCCCTCCACGTCGCCCAGCCGGCCCTCAGCCAACAGGTGTCCTCGCTGGAGAACGACCTCAAGCAGCGCCTCCTGATCCGCAGCAAGCAAGGCGTCGAGCCCACGGCGGCAGGGCACACCCTGTACCGGCACGCGCAGACCATCCTGCGCCTGGTGGAACAGGCGCGGCTGGACGTCGCGGCCTCCGGTGCGGCGCCGTCGGGACGGGTGTCCATCGCCATCGCGCCCTACAGCATGGCATCCAGCCTGACGCCGCAGATCATCCGCGAGGTGGGCCGGCGTTACCCGGGCATCGTGGTGCACCTGACGGAGATCTTCGGCGGCGTACTGAGTGAAGCCATCAAGAACGGCCGCCTGGACATGGCCCTGATCTACGAGCCGGGGAAGATCCGTGGCGTGCAGTTCACCACCATGATCGTGGAGGACCTGCACCTGGTGGTGCACCCGGACGTGGACATTTCCCATGGCAAGAACACGGTCACCCTGGCAGAAGCCAGCACTGTGGGCTTGTTCCTCCCCGAGAAGAACCACACCCTGCGGCAGATCATCGAGAAGGGCCTGTCCGAGCAGGGGCTGCCCCTGAAGCTTGTGGGTGAAGTGGAGTCCGTGCCGTCGCTGATCCGGCTCATCCGGGCGAACCTCGGGGCCACGGTCCTGCCGAAATCCGCCGCTGACGCGCTGTTCCCCGATGAGAACTTCAAGGTGCTGCGGATCGTCGAGCCCGGGCTTCAGAGCAAGATCGCGCTGTGCACCCCGGACCACGAACCACTGTCCGAGGCCGCCTCGGCCGTGCTCATCCTGGTCAAGGAGATGCTGCATCAACAGCTGATCACCAAGTACGGGACGGACCCGGTCCAGTTGCCGGCCCATCCATAA
- a CDS encoding 4-carboxy-4-hydroxy-2-oxoadipate aldolase/oxaloacetate decarboxylase has translation MIHVKTKFERPDVDVVSRLAKFSSATIHEAQGRRGALSSKIKPIDRSMSFCGPAVTVACAPQDNLMLQVAIHYAQAGDVVLVGAQEFTDAGTFGDVLGNAMKAKGIAAMVTDSGVRDTQDLIELGLPVFSGSVCIKGTVKETLGPINHPLVFGDEIIYPGDILRGDADGVVVVRREEAEEVIALSQARDDHERELIKLYHDGGNTIELCGLTDKLKAKGLLVED, from the coding sequence ATGATCCACGTTAAGACCAAGTTCGAGCGTCCCGACGTCGACGTCGTCAGCCGCCTTGCCAAGTTCTCTTCCGCCACCATCCACGAAGCCCAGGGCCGCCGCGGCGCCTTGAGTTCCAAGATCAAGCCGATCGACCGCTCCATGTCCTTCTGCGGCCCGGCCGTGACCGTGGCGTGTGCCCCGCAGGACAACCTCATGCTCCAGGTGGCCATCCACTATGCGCAGGCCGGCGACGTGGTCCTGGTGGGAGCACAGGAATTCACCGACGCCGGCACCTTTGGCGACGTCCTGGGCAACGCCATGAAGGCCAAGGGCATCGCAGCCATGGTGACGGACTCCGGCGTGCGTGACACCCAGGACCTGATCGAGCTGGGCCTGCCCGTCTTTTCCGGCAGCGTCTGCATCAAGGGCACCGTCAAGGAGACCCTCGGCCCCATCAACCACCCGCTGGTCTTCGGCGACGAGATCATCTACCCGGGCGACATCCTCCGCGGCGACGCCGACGGTGTGGTGGTGGTCCGCCGCGAGGAGGCCGAGGAAGTCATCGCACTGTCCCAGGCCCGCGACGACCACGAGCGCGAACTCATCAAGCTGTACCACGACGGCGGCAACACCATCGAGCTGTGCGGCCTGACGGACAAGCTGAAGGCCAAGGGGCTCCTGGTCGAAGACTGA
- a CDS encoding aspartate transaminase, translating to MSDYLPASRVTRIKSSASVAAAARVRELRAEGIPIIDLTVGEPDFDTPDHIKAAAIAAINAGETKYTSVTGTPELQTAILRRIESHTGVRYEPNQLTIGGGAKQVLYVALMASLNEGDEVIVPAPYWVSYPDMVLANDGTPVIVSCGEDTGFKLTPAALREAITPNTTWLILNAPSNPTGAVYSREELQALGAVLEDHPHVFILTDEIYDEIHFGDGRVTSLVTAAPALQDRILLVNGVSKAYAMTGWRLGYGVGPAPLIAAMNKLQSQTSSCPSSISQAAAAAALAGEQSFVRDSVEVYRKRRDAAVEGLNAIDGLSVAPADGAFYAYVNCGGVIGKTASDGTVIGNDQDFTLYLLDAARVAVIQGSAYGLGPYFRISFATSLETINAGVDAIREAVSALN from the coding sequence ATGTCCGACTATCTGCCGGCGTCGAGGGTCACCCGCATCAAGTCCTCAGCCAGCGTCGCGGCTGCCGCCCGCGTCCGCGAACTACGGGCTGAAGGCATCCCGATCATCGACCTGACCGTCGGCGAGCCGGACTTCGACACCCCGGACCACATCAAGGCGGCCGCCATCGCGGCGATCAACGCCGGCGAAACCAAGTACACCTCGGTGACTGGCACGCCGGAACTGCAGACCGCCATCCTCCGCCGGATCGAGAGCCACACGGGCGTGCGCTACGAGCCGAACCAGCTGACCATCGGCGGCGGCGCGAAGCAGGTCCTCTACGTCGCCCTCATGGCGTCGCTCAACGAAGGCGACGAGGTCATCGTCCCGGCGCCCTACTGGGTGTCCTACCCGGACATGGTCCTCGCCAACGACGGCACCCCGGTGATCGTTTCCTGCGGCGAGGACACGGGCTTCAAGCTCACACCGGCGGCACTCCGTGAAGCCATCACGCCCAACACCACATGGCTCATCCTCAACGCCCCGTCCAACCCCACGGGCGCCGTGTACTCCAGGGAAGAGCTGCAGGCCCTGGGCGCGGTCCTCGAGGACCACCCCCACGTCTTCATCCTCACCGACGAGATCTATGACGAAATCCACTTCGGCGACGGCCGCGTCACCAGCCTGGTCACGGCCGCCCCCGCCCTCCAGGACCGCATCCTGCTGGTCAACGGCGTCTCGAAGGCCTACGCCATGACCGGGTGGCGCCTTGGCTACGGCGTGGGCCCGGCCCCCTTGATCGCCGCGATGAACAAACTCCAGTCGCAGACGTCCTCGTGCCCGTCCTCCATCAGCCAGGCCGCGGCGGCCGCTGCCCTGGCGGGCGAGCAGTCGTTCGTCCGCGACAGCGTGGAGGTGTACCGCAAGCGCCGGGATGCCGCCGTCGAGGGCCTCAACGCCATCGACGGGCTGTCCGTCGCTCCCGCCGACGGCGCCTTCTACGCGTACGTGAACTGCGGCGGCGTCATCGGCAAGACCGCCTCGGACGGCACCGTGATCGGGAACGACCAGGACTTCACGCTGTACCTGCTCGACGCGGCACGGGTGGCCGTCATCCAGGGCTCGGCCTACGGACTGGGCCCCTACTTCCGGATCTCCTTCGCCACGTCGTTGGAGACCATCAACGCCGGCGTGGATGCCATCCGCGAAGCCGTCAGCGCCCTCAACTGA
- a CDS encoding nuclear transport factor 2 family protein — translation MSDVNSWMDRYERAWTSNEPDDIRALFTEDAVYSTRPNAESPWRGHREIVEGWIEAGDQPHDWTFEWTLLGQDGDVAFVQGLTTYLNGEPTYDNLWVIRFAPDGRAREFTEWFMARK, via the coding sequence ATGAGCGACGTGAATTCCTGGATGGACCGATACGAACGGGCATGGACCTCGAACGAACCCGATGACATCCGGGCCTTGTTCACCGAGGACGCGGTGTACTCCACGCGGCCGAACGCCGAATCCCCATGGCGTGGCCACCGGGAGATCGTGGAGGGGTGGATTGAGGCCGGGGACCAGCCGCATGACTGGACCTTCGAGTGGACCCTGCTGGGCCAGGACGGCGATGTTGCCTTCGTGCAGGGCCTCACCACGTACCTGAACGGCGAGCCCACCTACGACAATCTCTGGGTCATCCGCTTCGCCCCGGACGGCCGCGCCCGCGAATTCACCGAGTGGTTCATGGCGCGGAAGTAG
- a CDS encoding HpcH/HpaI aldolase/citrate lyase family protein, producing MSRTFYSALGEADRPLAGMWVCSGSPLVAEICAGSGLDWLLIDAEHSPNGLESILAQLQAVAGYPVQVMVRPPVNDTVLIKQYLDLGAQNLLIPMVNSAAEAEDAVAAVRYPPLGVRGVGSALARASRWNRIPDYLARASETISLTVQIESEAAASAVEEILAVDGVDGIFLGPSDLAASMGLLGQQEDPLVRAAVEHCLAAARAAGKPAGVNAFNEATARAYLDAGASFVLVSADVAMLARGSEQLAATFVPKTEETPDAGPRGSY from the coding sequence ATGAGCCGTACGTTTTACTCCGCGCTCGGGGAGGCGGACCGGCCGTTGGCCGGCATGTGGGTGTGCTCCGGCAGCCCCCTGGTGGCCGAGATCTGCGCCGGCTCCGGCCTGGACTGGCTGCTGATCGACGCCGAGCACAGCCCCAACGGGCTCGAATCGATCCTCGCCCAGCTCCAGGCCGTGGCCGGCTACCCCGTCCAGGTCATGGTGCGGCCCCCGGTCAACGACACCGTGCTCATCAAGCAGTACCTGGACCTGGGCGCGCAGAACCTGCTCATCCCCATGGTGAACTCGGCGGCTGAGGCGGAGGACGCCGTCGCTGCCGTCCGCTACCCGCCGCTCGGCGTCCGCGGCGTCGGTTCGGCTCTGGCCCGCGCCTCGCGGTGGAACCGCATCCCGGACTACCTGGCCCGGGCCTCGGAAACCATCAGCCTCACGGTCCAGATCGAGTCAGAGGCAGCGGCATCGGCCGTGGAGGAGATCCTGGCGGTCGACGGTGTGGACGGCATTTTCCTGGGCCCGTCGGACCTCGCAGCTTCCATGGGCCTGCTGGGACAGCAGGAAGATCCTTTGGTGAGGGCCGCCGTCGAGCACTGCCTTGCCGCCGCCCGAGCGGCCGGAAAACCCGCCGGCGTCAACGCGTTCAACGAGGCCACGGCGCGGGCGTATCTCGACGCCGGAGCGTCGTTTGTGCTGGTCAGCGCGGACGTGGCGATGCTGGCGCGCGGCAGCGAGCAGCTCGCGGCAACATTTGTTCCCAAGACCGAGGAAACGCCCGACGCCGGTCCGCGCGGGAGCTACTGA
- the hpaH gene encoding 2-oxo-hept-4-ene-1,7-dioate hydratase, producing MLDAKTIEAIADELLEAGRNRKPVPRLTARYPEMTVEDSYAVQQLWRRRNEEAGRTLVGRKIGLTSKAMQAATGITEPDYGAIFDDMVLDTGCSVQWDKYTHPRVEVELAFVLKDALKGPGCTIFDVLSATDYVVPALEILDSRIEMEGRTIVDTIADNAAMGAMVVGGRPVRPDAVDLRWVSAILYKNQTVEETGVAAGVLDHPANGVHWLANKLAPHGDGMKAGDIILAGSFTRPLWVYKGDTVHADYGPLGVVTCRFE from the coding sequence ATGCTGGACGCGAAGACGATCGAGGCCATCGCCGATGAGCTCCTGGAGGCGGGCCGGAACCGCAAGCCGGTACCGCGACTCACCGCCCGCTACCCCGAGATGACGGTGGAGGATTCCTACGCCGTGCAGCAGCTGTGGCGGCGCCGGAACGAGGAAGCCGGGCGCACGCTGGTGGGCCGGAAGATCGGCCTCACGTCCAAGGCCATGCAGGCCGCCACAGGCATCACGGAGCCGGACTACGGGGCCATCTTCGATGACATGGTGCTCGACACCGGCTGCTCGGTGCAGTGGGACAAGTACACGCACCCCCGGGTGGAGGTGGAGCTGGCGTTCGTGCTCAAGGACGCGCTCAAGGGCCCGGGCTGCACCATTTTCGACGTCCTGAGCGCCACGGACTACGTGGTTCCGGCCCTCGAGATCCTGGACTCCCGGATCGAGATGGAGGGCCGGACCATCGTGGACACCATTGCGGACAACGCCGCGATGGGCGCCATGGTGGTGGGCGGGCGCCCGGTAAGGCCCGACGCCGTTGACCTCCGTTGGGTCTCGGCCATCCTCTACAAGAACCAGACCGTGGAGGAAACCGGCGTGGCCGCGGGCGTGCTGGACCACCCGGCCAACGGGGTGCACTGGCTCGCCAACAAGCTCGCGCCGCACGGCGACGGCATGAAGGCCGGCGACATCATCCTGGCGGGCTCGTTTACCCGCCCGCTCTGGGTGTACAAGGGCGATACCGTCCACGCCGACTACGGACCCCTGGGAGTTGTCACGTGCCGATTCGAATGA